Proteins found in one Aspergillus chevalieri M1 DNA, chromosome 2, nearly complete sequence genomic segment:
- a CDS encoding putative quinol monooxygenase (COG:S;~EggNog:ENOG410PRHR;~InterPro:IPR011008,IPR007138;~PFAM:PF03992): MVYNIVVHMRAKPDQESIQKLHAKLLEASAVYSKDHETLSWFVMQSVHDPQDFCIVERYLHESSQKYHLENPYWKTFDPYVIPLLEKEMDLRRFEELVPEQGA; this comes from the exons ATGGTCTACAACATCGTCGTTC ACATGCGCGCAAAGCCCGACCAGGAGTCCATCCAAAAGCTCCACGCCAAACTCCTCGAAGCCTCTGCCGTCTACTCCAAGGATCACGAAACCCTCTCGTGGTTCGTCATGCAGTCCGTCCACGACCCCCAGGACTTCTGCATCGTCGAGCGCTATCTCCACGAGAGCTCGCAGAAATACCACCTTGAGAACCCCTACTGGAAGACCTTTGACCCCTACGTGATTCCTCTGCTTGAGAAGGAGATGGACTTGCGCCGCTTCGAGGAGCTTGTTCCTGAGCAGGGTGCTTAA
- a CDS encoding uncharacterized protein (InterPro:IPR023213,IPR001078;~go_function: GO:0016746 - transferase activity, transferring acyl groups [Evidence IEA]), producing MTGMRMRTAERLKESQNITAFLTSFNEIDMSQVITMREQYKEEVPDKHGVKL from the coding sequence ATGACAGGAATGCGCATGCGCACAGCGGAACGTCTAAAAGAATCGCAAAACATCACCGCATTTCTCACGAGCTTCAATGAAATCGATATGTCCCAGGTCATCACCATGCGGGAGCAATATAAGGAGGAGGTTCCCGACAAGCATGGAGTGAAGCTTTAA